The sequence CGATCAAAGAGGGCTGATTCTTGTGCGACTCCACTACTGGCAATGGATTGGTAGTAATTGTCCAGCATCGCATAGGAGTTGGCCGAAACAAAGCGCTTGGTGTCACTCGCTACGGCTTGTATATAGCGCTTCACCTCTTGGCGCGGATCAATCTCGATGGCGTGAAGATTTTCGCTTAGCGCTAGAGCTTCGTTCCCTAGCCTCTTCTCGAAAATGTCGCCGAGATTGTGCGCAGGGTCTGTGGAGACAAGAAGGGTCTTTTCGCCTCTTTGGGCTAGGAGCGAAGCGATGGAGCTAGAGAGCGTGGTTTTACCCACGCCCCCCTTGCCCCCGACAAAAAGGAGTCGAGGAATTTGAAGCGACATGGGAGACCTTTAGCAACACGTGCAGGGGAAATTCTCAAAAGGAGACTCATTGAGCCCCACCTTTTGATGCCACACGTGGAATTTGGGCATGAGTTCAGGCAAAAGCTCTAGCGTGTAGAGCTCGTAGGGATTAGGAATCCCCATCATCTCTGAAAAAGTGATAATCATAAAAAAATCGTCAATCTCCTTTTGGCTTTTGGCGAGCACGCCCCGATAGCTCGAGGCGTAATACTCATCCAATCCCTTGGAGAAAGCGACAAACTTATGAATGAGCTTCATTTTTCTGTTCGCGCAAGATCTGAGCAATGGTCGAAAGCGCCGAGAGGACGACCATCACAGTGACAGCAATCACCACAATATTGATTCCAAAGAGGAGCCAGTTTTGCGCTTTGAAATAGTCTCCGAGCTTCACAAGGGCTGCCCAAAAAGACATAGTCAAAACAAAACTCATCGGGATGAGGGTCACTAGCGATCCACCAAGGCGCTTGCTCTTAATAAGAATCACCGAAACCGTTAAAAGCGTGAGAGAGGCAAGAAGCTGGTTAGTCGCTCCAAAGAGAGGCCAAATCGCCACCTCATTTTTGCCCCCTGCACCCACGCCATTGATCGCCAAAAAGAAAGAGAGTGCCACTGCTACGATAGTCGCTATCCCTTTGCCGCGAAGTGCAGGAATTTTATAGATTTCGCCCCACTCTTGGATGATGTAGCGCTGGAGTCTGATTCCCGAATCCATCGTAGTCGCCGCAAAAAGAATCAACATAAGCGAAAGCAGGGTTTGCGAGACACCAAAGGGGAGTCCGATTCCCTCGCTCATGATCGCCCCGCCTCCATTGGCAAAGTTGACCGCACCGCCTTTGTAGAGGCTCGCCCATGAAGAGGGATTGAGGTCGCCTCCGCTTGCTAAAAGCCCCACGCCTGCAACGCATGCAATGATCGTTGCAAGCGAAAGAGAGCCCTCGCCCACCGCCCCTAGATAACCAACAAATCGAACATCGCTCTCCTTGTCCACCTGCTTAGAAGTGGTGCCGCTAGAGACAATTCCATGGAATCCGCTGATCGCTCCGCACGCCACGGTGACAAAGAGAATCGGCACGATGATGCTCCAACCACCCGGCTCTTTAATTGCAGGGATGAGGCTTGGAGCAACCACGGTGGGGCTCACGATAACCACAGAGACATAAAGGAGCGCCAAGCCCACGAAGAGCTGGATTCCATTCACATAATCCCTTGGTTGAAGGAGCATCCAAACAGGAAGAATCGAGGCGATTCCGCAATAGATGAAGAGAATGACAATCCACTGTCTAAAAGAATCAAGCCCCATGAAACTCTCGGGCAGACTCACAGGCACCGCCACACCTAGAGGTACAAGCGCATAGAGCGCCGTGACTGCGATCACTGTGACAAGTGCAAGATTCATCTTGAATTTGTAGATTGCCTGTCCCATCACAAGTGCAATAGCAATGGCGCCCCACGCGGGGATGATGGTGGTGGGGTATCGCACTGATTCCTGGGCGATGATGACACCAAAAGCAGCATTAACCATCAAAAGCACCAAAAAGATGACGATCATAAAGAGCTGACCAACCTTGGAGCCGATGTATCGCTGGCAAATCGTACCAATTGATTTACCCTGATTGCGCACACTCGCCCAAAGGGCACTCATGTCATGAATTCCCGCAAAAAAGACCGTCCCAAAGACCACCCACAAAAAAGCAGGTAGCCAACCCCATTGCACCGCAATCGCTGGCCCGACAATGGGTGCGGCTCCCGCTACGGTCGTGAAGTGATGCCCCCAA comes from Wolinella succinogenes DSM 1740 and encodes:
- a CDS encoding carbon starvation protein A, producing the protein MNALWLLVIGVLMYLAGWFFYSKFVASKILKLNDEFKTPAHEFKDNIDYVPTNKFVLWGHHFTTVAGAAPIVGPAIAVQWGWLPAFLWVVFGTVFFAGIHDMSALWASVRNQGKSIGTICQRYIGSKVGQLFMIVIFLVLLMVNAAFGVIIAQESVRYPTTIIPAWGAIAIALVMGQAIYKFKMNLALVTVIAVTALYALVPLGVAVPVSLPESFMGLDSFRQWIVILFIYCGIASILPVWMLLQPRDYVNGIQLFVGLALLYVSVVIVSPTVVAPSLIPAIKEPGGWSIIVPILFVTVACGAISGFHGIVSSGTTSKQVDKESDVRFVGYLGAVGEGSLSLATIIACVAGVGLLASGGDLNPSSWASLYKGGAVNFANGGGAIMSEGIGLPFGVSQTLLSLMLILFAATTMDSGIRLQRYIIQEWGEIYKIPALRGKGIATIVAVALSFFLAINGVGAGGKNEVAIWPLFGATNQLLASLTLLTVSVILIKSKRLGGSLVTLIPMSFVLTMSFWAALVKLGDYFKAQNWLLFGINIVVIAVTVMVVLSALSTIAQILREQKNEAHS
- a CDS encoding cory-CC-star protein — protein: MKLIHKFVAFSKGLDEYYASSYRGVLAKSQKEIDDFFMIITFSEMMGIPNPYELYTLELLPELMPKFHVWHQKVGLNESPFENFPCTCC